The DNA segment GtgtaaacaagtttttaaaagaaagtatAAAATATGAAGATAAAGGAAGTAAAAATATAGTCTTAAACAAAGCCCCTCAACAAGCAAAGTAAAAAATAACAACCTAGTAACTGTGCTACAATGTTTGAATTGTAATTTTTGGCTTCGCTGCATCTGATCTCTAGTGGGAAGATTCTCTTTTCACTTCTTCGGTGACCAATGAGTGAAACAGCTATGAAAGAGTGATATACTTTATCTGCTCATAGTGTGAACCTTCTAAAATGAACCTGTTTTGATATATTTCCCATGTAGTACTGATGAATTATTAGCAGATTGTTAAAAGGAATCAACTTGCTGTGGTTTGTGTACCTTATTTGTTTCTAGCAAGGTATTTGTAGTCAGTGCAAAGTACATTATAGGAAAACAAGGATTCTATGTTAACAATCAAGTTGCAGGACCTCATGATGTCACAGCTGAACAATTGAACAGTGCCTCTCTTCCAAACAGTGGTACAATGAGGCAGCTTTAGATCTCATTTATTATCTCATAGGGTCTCCACCTTTAGACAGCCATGTGAattacttcagttgtgaagcaccCAATTCACATgtttcttctctctcctgcaCTCACCAGACATTCTTTGCTGTACaactgcttctacattcctgatatGTTAGAGCAATAAACAAAAGCAGTTTGCCAGTCCTGatttaaagagagagaaatattctGAGCACGCGCAGTTTCACATATTACACTCACTTAAATCATCGCACCACCATAACTACAGGAGTAAGATGAGGTTTGCTTTTGCTTCCCTGATGGTAAACACATTTACTTTGTAACAAGCACCATTTCATTACAGAAAAGgacaatatattttttaagtaAAAATAAAGAATAAGCTGTAACCATGTACAGTATATGTCCATCCCCTCACTATAAAATGTTTCTTTAAGTAAGAAAAAAATATGTTGAGGTGACCAGAATCAGTCCTGGTGGGCCTTGGCATGCCTCTATTGGCCCAGGTGCTGACACTGAGCCAGCCTGTTTGCTGCTGCCTGCATCACCTTCCACTTTATGGGTGATTCCAGGGCCGTTAGGCCCTGAGGTTCAGCTCTAGCGGCACCACTGCTTCCAAATACAATGATAACATAAATTCAGGATGACTGATTTGTTGCACAGCATGTAAATGCTTAGGATTTGGATGTAGTGATGATCAGAAATTATAGCACAAACTTGAATTGCAGCAACTTTACATTGGTACAACAGGCAAAGGTACTAGTAAGGTTGTCTTGACTGAGAATCTTTGTTCTTTTAAGGGGAACATGGTAGGTGCAGTCTGAGTTAAGTAAGGGCAATTGCATTGGTAAGAGTAGCACTAACACTTAAACTGAACTAGATTACTGATTTGTAACAAGCTCCCTAGAAATCTCTTAGTCTTATATACGTGTGTGATTGATTCATGAACCATGTATGTTCGCATAAAATAAAATGAGTTGTGTCATGTCATTGTTTCTAAACCTGTTATTGAAAATAATACCCACAGCCAAGACTGTAACAAAGGGAAGTTTTAAGTAACAATGTGCTTATTTATATCCAGTTCAATGCTGTCAAAAGGTCAACAATGAGACAATTACTTGAACTGTCTAAAGAATCAAAATGCTATTCCTTTCCCGCAGCTGTGGTGGAGCCATTGTAGATTTCCATTTTTATCATGACACGTCAAAATCTATATTCATAATCATCTCAAAGCTCTGCAGATATAAATATTCAACACCTTTCTTGATTTTCTGTTTTGAACTGAATCTCTGGCTTTTCTTACTTAATAGGAGAATCTTTCCAGAATGCACAAAATAAAATTAGAGGATGTCAGGACTATTGAATCTTAGCTATACAATTTACCTGCTTGATAACTGAGATGACCAATATTTGCTTCAGTTATTTTTCAATACAGATTACTTTTAGGGAGCATTCATGGAGTTATTAAGCACTTGCTGTCTTCCTTAATTCTTCCAGGGCAGAGACCAGGCAGCCAGAAATGCAGCTATTGTATTGTAATACTGGTTGTATTTTATACATTGAAATTGCTGTTTACCTTCCTTTTTGGGGTTAGTAGGGTTTTCCTCTTGCCTTAGGGCCACACCCCCAGCTGAATACTACCCTAACTTCCTGTCCCATGCACCTTAGAAGGGCCTCTTCCAAGAGAATTTTGTTCCTGGTGTGAAGAGAAGTGTGATCAGACTCTGTCTAACACTGACAAATGGGTTTTCATCAACTTAGGGCCAAGTTGCATGTTCTGCTAAATGCAGAGCATGCATCCATGTGTGTGATTTTTCTTTATTAATGACTGGTGGAGAGGCCCCCAATTGTAGCACTATGTCTTCTTTGTTTCCTCAAGAATGAAGCATGAGATCAGACTGTGCTCTTTGAGAAACACTATTTTGCTATCTTAGTAATTTAATTGTACTGGATCGAAGTctttctttaaaaacagctttcatATATTTACAGTTCAGACTTAGCACTCAAGGAGCTATCATTTGTTTTCCCATCATAACTTGAAGGTAGCCTTGCCACCTTTTTGCTGCAAAACAAACCACATAAGGCCTCTTGGAACTTCTCAGCTACAAAGAAATACATGACAGGATCCAGGGCACCATTCAGGCTGGTGAGGCAGGAAGTAACACGATTGCCAAGAGCCAGAATCCGCTGCATTTCACAGGAAGTCTTCACACCATCATAATTGAGAATATAAATGTAGCGGTTGATATGATAGGGCACAAAACAGACCAAGAAGATCATAAGAACCATTATTATCATTTTGATAGCTTTTTCCTTTAGATGACTCTCAATTCTGTTCCCTCTTTTCAGGCTGCGTATAATCAGTAAGTAGCAGGTCACTGTAGTAAAAAATGGAAGGGTAAATGCCACCACCAGTGATACAAGAGCATGGCGTGATGCCTTTTCTCTGTAGAGCTGAAGGCAGATGGTGGTATTGTTCATCTCAGCTGTCTGTACACTGACCAAAAGAGGTGCCATTGCCACAGCAACTATAACCCACAGGAAAGCACAGGCCAAATGGGCATAGAGTGATCTGCGGAGTTTGAGGGACTTTACAGGGTGCACGATAGCTAGGAAGCGATCTACGCTGATGCACATGAGGAAGTAGATGCTGGCATACATATTGAGGTAGAAAAGGAAGCCTGTGAGTCGGCATGGGATCTCTCCAAATGGCCAGTGATTGCCTGAAAAGTGGTATACCAGCCGAGTTGGTAAAACTAATACGAAAGATAGATCGGCCACAGCGAGGTGCATCAGGAAAATGTTGGCCGGGGTGTCTGATTTTTTGTCCCGGATGAAAAGCCAAAGAGCCAGCGCATTGCCAACAAAGGCTAGGATGAAATCCAGAAGGTAGAAAGTAGCAAAAAGGATGTTCTCCATATTGGTCTCTTTGCCACATTGTTCTGAATTTTCCAGGGAAGTGTTGAAGAACAGCCCTGAAGAGTCTGCTAGGCTGTTCATTCCTCACTCTAGGACTTGAAATATGAACCTGAAATAATCAAGAAGAAAAAGCTAGAAAATAATCTTATAATGCTGAGGAGGCAACATGGAAACCAGCCAAATCTGCTCTTTGCTTATGTTTGTAATGAACgctggccaggatccaaagcatcATGTTTTTGTATTCTGCATATGTAGGAAGGCTTTTCAATTGTCCCCTTCTGGGAATCCCCACTCTCTAAAAAGCTACCCTCAAACAGCGAGGGGCTCCTCTAAAGTAGCATCTCATGAGATGAAAGGGGATTCCACTGAAGTAAAAATCTGCTAAACTTTGTGCATATGCAGAAGGGCTTTGCATGCACACAAGAGCCTTTCTGAATCCTAACCACTATTTTTCTGTTAAAAGATTATGTACTGTTCTTTGTTTTAGGATGTTCAGTTCTGAAAATTTTTGCAGGATAATAAATTGGTATTTAGAATCTCTTGATTGTTCACATTCTGAGAAAATGCTACATCTGAAGAGTTAATTTTTACAGGGTGATAAACAATGTCTGTAGACTCTTTGTGGGACAATATACTATGAAGCCAGGTACCTCCCCTCAAAGGAGTAATATTTTTAATGAGGAACTGTACAATACATCCAAACAGTCACTTTTTGGAGGGGATATTTTTCAATTATATGTCTTCTTCTGTCCACTTATTTcacaaacaaaaaataatggCACAgtagaaataattaaaaataagattttttttaaaaaatgcaggaaTCCCTATTGATccaatagaaacaacaacagcagcataaTACATTTCATTAGAATCAAGTAAAAATCATGAAGAAGTGGGTAACTCAAAGCATTTTATTTCAATAAGCCTATAGACTCATTCGATCTATGGATCTTTGTCTGCCAAACTGTGtcattcccccttccctctttgcTGATTATAttgtgtgtgtttctttgttggttttatgttgcatttattgtatttcaaCTCTGTTAACTGTAAGCCACCTTGCATACTACTAAATGTAAcagaaaggtgtgatataaatattttaaataactaaacaataaacaaacacttactcaggctggatgttaagcaaaaaAGAGAGctaaagaagagagaaaaaggagTTTCTATGCATGATGAAAAACCCAAGTCTGCAGTTTGCAACTGTATTAATATGGAATAGCGGAGGTATTCGGTAGACATAGGCTGTCATCCTAAGTATACTGACTAGAGTagagagtaagtcctattgaactcaattggaattacgtctgagtaaacatgcttagggttACACTGTTAATTAAGTCATACCCTGCATGGCATAAAACATCCTCAGGCTTCCACAAAGCATGTTGTGGTAAAGGAGCAATGGCTGCTTGCCCTTTGAATACGTAAAAGCCAAAAGTTATTTGAGAGCTAAATTAAGCACTATTTGGGACACATAATGTAATTCCTTCATCTGACCACAGGGTGCTCCCTTGTATAGCAGTtcaaaaaagggaaggaaaaataaggaatgtcttacacacacacacacacacacacaagaagtcAGTCCCCTTGTTTAGAGGAAAGAACCTTCCCCTAAGTGTTGGGCAACAGAATGCCTCCATCAaataaagcccaccctggacccattggtttgcgacaattactgaccagtcgcaaatacccccttcttattagggaagatgattgagagggttgtggcacagcagttgaaagtactcttggatgaaacagattatcttgacccattccagtctgggttcaggccaggttgtgggactgaatcggccttggttgccctgatggatgacctttatcgggagaaggacagggggagtgtgaccctgttactcttacttgatctgtcagcggcttttgataccattgatcatgctatCCATCtgggccaacttagtgagatgggtattggaggcactgttttacagtggttctcatCCTCTCTctaaggtcattttcagataatagcatagggtgattgtctttcagccccctggcagttgtgttatggggtgccgcagggtaccatcttgttccccatgctgtttaacatctatatgaagcccttgggagctgtcatcaggagatttggggtgaggtgtcagcagtacgctgaagatacccagctgtatttctttgtaacatctgaatcgggagaggctgtgcaagccctggactggtgcgtggacttggtggtggactggatgagggccagtaaactgagtctgaatcctagcaagacggagacactgtgggttggtggctcctgagttcggataattggtcagttgcctgctttggatggggttgttctccctctgaaagagcaagtccatagtctgggggtgctcttggatccatctttgtcgctagaggcccacatgacttccgtggctaggagtgccttttaccagctttggctggtaagacagttgcagccatttctggaccaggatagcctgactactgttgtccatgcactggtaacctccaggctggattactgtaatgcgctttatgtggggctgcccttgaggttggtccggaagctgcagctggttcaaaatgaggcagcgagactgctcactggaacagggtaacaccaacatgtcaccccgctgctgaaagaatcgcACTGTCTGCCCAtttctactgggccaagttcaaggttctacttttggtgtgtaaagtcctatacagcttgggaccaggatatatgaaagaccatcttatcccttatctacccggttgatcactgtgctctgcagaagaggacctcctgcagattccctcttaccaggaggtctgttctgtacaacataggaaggggacctttaatgtagtggcactgcccctttggaattccctccccttaaatattagacaggtgctatctctgttatcttttcagagcctactgaagaccttcctctttcaagaagccttttaagttgagaccttatcccagtctgtgtctgtgctgtaattgctttttaatatgttttaataccttttttttaaaaatacgttttaaacctttttgtaaaatacgtttttaaagcttttttttaaaatgttcgtaaagatattttgttttaatgtattttaaagtctgctttttggtacttttgtttgccgcccatggctcctgctgggaggaggggctggatatcaatcaatcaattaattaataaaatacttTGGAATCCTTGTCCTAGCCACTTTTCTTTTTGAGTTGCAATTTCACAGCAGGCTCCTCATTCCTCATGTTCCATAGTCAATTTTAATGGCTGACATGAAAGTATtcttagtgttttgttttgttttttaaagtaagcaAATGTCTACAGTGTAATTAAATGACACTCAGGAATCCTGCTAACCATTTACATACTATATCTAATTTAGGGACTCGTTACAAACGTGAAAAATAGCTAGCAATGTATTCATCTAGCAATTTATTCCCTAATAAACCTATTGATATAAACTGTATGTCTGTTTGACTCCTTGTTTATCTTAGAACTATATCCTGAAATGGCTGGCCCGTGGAAGCTGCTTAATATGGAATTTGTCTGGTGGCTGCCTCTGTACAATGACTACGGAGAATCCTACATACGGCAGTTTTGTCTCCTTGGTctcttccagatgaccttttaatgagcattcatcctgatttgtttgtggggagattagacaAGGTTGctcaaagcaaatgttatcctacactttcccatgcattttcccatcacttaattgcaaaaaagtccagtcttttgggAAAGTGGATTTGTTACTTATGTAGCATTAATTTTGTcaggatgtgattgaatcccacccaaaaatagtgatAGTTTGGAACCGCCCCATGCCATCACTGAACAAGCTTCTCAGTGTGAAGAATTCTGTGTAGTACCATCTCATTCACGTGTTGAACTGttgtacatacacacagaggtgcAGTCATTCAGGGTcctgggggggtcttagaccctttacatttttgggagcagggtcccagtagggtccctatatcttcagcatcctatgagacaatcagcatcaaaggggagtgtgttagccactgagtcttctaacatgcttccttatcctttcctgctgattggagccaatcagagtggaaggaggtgagtcagccattgagaagactcttctcagcagctaacactctcccctttcatgcttattgactcctagggatatctatttttgtgggagaaggctcccccaaggatctcattctcaacccagcagcaaaaaaagggggctgTGTGGCGGTGAcgaacatgaagggaccctgcacttctgaatttgccctaTGCTACTGCATGCACATTTGTTCTTCACAGGATGCAATTTCAGGCAGCCTCCATTTAATACTATTTTACATGATATGAATGGAACCTTAATAAGTGTCTGAAAGATTTTTGGAGAACAGTTCCCTTTATACAGCTTATTGAGATATTCACATGAGTAATTCTGCTCGTCCCATCTTTATAAGACAGTGAAAGTTATGTTGAAGAGGTTTTGGAAGTAGTCTTTCATACGTGTCCTTACTGAAGTAATTACAATTGAGTTTTTTTCAGAATATGAGTTATATAAAACCTTTTTGCTTTGGGGAGTTATTTGCATTAGCAATTCAAACTTACATTGTAAAAGTTTGAGTCCACAAACAGGAAAATGACGAGCCACCTTCTCATGGACTGTTACTATTTGCATTGTTTGATGCAGCAATTATTGGTATAGATCTAGATAAGTAGTGCAGTTTTGAGGTAAGTTATTTACAATTTACCAAACTGCGCAAACAGTAGTGGTAGGTGGAA comes from the Rhineura floridana isolate rRhiFlo1 chromosome 7, rRhiFlo1.hap2, whole genome shotgun sequence genome and includes:
- the GPR17 gene encoding uracil nucleotide/cysteinyl leukotriene receptor, with translation MNSLADSSGLFFNTSLENSEQCGKETNMENILFATFYLLDFILAFVGNALALWLFIRDKKSDTPANIFLMHLAVADLSFVLVLPTRLVYHFSGNHWPFGEIPCRLTGFLFYLNMYASIYFLMCISVDRFLAIVHPVKSLKLRRSLYAHLACAFLWVIVAVAMAPLLVSVQTAEMNNTTICLQLYREKASRHALVSLVVAFTLPFFTTVTCYLLIIRSLKRGNRIESHLKEKAIKMIIMVLMIFLVCFVPYHINRYIYILNYDGVKTSCEMQRILALGNRVTSCLTSLNGALDPVMYFFVAEKFQEALCGLFCSKKVARLPSSYDGKTNDSSLSAKSEL